One Plasmodium gaboni strain SY75 chromosome 1, whole genome shotgun sequence DNA segment encodes these proteins:
- a CDS encoding hypothetical protein (conserved Plasmodium protein, unknown function), producing the protein MYELNNKNDDNDKNINSFVNKDDIKYKNYIDDEDIKQNIKREKEKKDHHDIFKINDIKHLDHVNNTTNEDTKNIIEYSICNQNETHNEQNNNNNNNNNEDEDDNIYTLVSSSNEGGSKNIQMSRNKIYENSLDQINNSELIKENNVNEYSADYPFNEHNNMNEGHSKNYKNETSFDKDNNTNENILQIKHDNKNDYVNNLEEYNLQDNDNIKNEENIYIHNNDNQNYDIHNYHMNNKKKHNKVNNFSEKEKILELHKNDKVTNIIIYKRMYQSFILLKKEYRDLIDEHKKKININKKLNYEFNSLKNNSYYSNFFFKNDSDNLFDDLALGISNIFKWMDIDNKIIQTNFNKDKKEKKTGKDDDDNNNNDCLDDNNNNDCVDDNNNNDCVDDNNNDCVDHNNNNPVDDNNNNPVDDNDNNNNKCVDEDNKNCDNLKNSPFHKNSIINEQTTHDIHSIENHDDTSNVEIEEKKGKLHFNPSQNGVDTIISMTDNHDNISDDENKEELNKKKNELNILNENNKGEIYSKDKSIDDELISNTLLNKDNCEIISNSNNNKNDNIKNNNIKNNNNNNYNIQYKEDKNNDQEVNNKTTIIIKQTKEDILNNLTHTSNKIQKSSQNYPFDKKENILFKNNKGIKEKEIINDKIKKGCILQNIKIKEGIIHNKNNTFYDYRTKRNSYLWQRDNVIRKKNVKYYNSPNKLEYKTKCNYNHKKGYQPLKLNKNSLKENIIDYIKKRLHNRNKYENNINHIKKNNQNENNLIPHSLNKINQNINIPNQNIKSDTQNINTISDNIEDNTFLLNWDIYKKTNNQYNQFTKSIFHICSYKENEYIPINVNNFFLNNKKINTTADLSLKCLKKNMEFILRKKQNKVISNINKNVNDKNNLILNHIKNVHEPVTLKNTSSIILKKKRCQKKSSSLFNKYNTHMINKKLKYCVKYSHNDISKCVIKQKHWRNVIYKTNKEKKEIFYFLLKKIIIYFEKKKKKGNILKTYKLKLVQNNENYIYIYLFQIRKYQKMASDIFLLTEKSSLPVQKKYSMFRKNQKKKKKYEQTSKHDESECEEKYEADGNKLKRNVFQLYMNEHKKYSVSIEKNDIMEQNKNMDNINNNNENNNNNNNNNDDDDSNIHTPNVVNDTLIDKNVKCMDTIENNKLQTKDLTTQFEDMLKQHIVTLNLLDKKIDIIKKDPPEEKNNHNNVDDNNNSDDNEDAVIIIGMKIILNDKYLLILVDALNSIEYNVKKWLDLHEEILMSHIKENLNISNFFKYYNINLYTFFVNFLNNVENYIEEFPFYFSILFEDMFPFSLS; encoded by the coding sequence atgtacgaattaaataataaaaatgatgataacgataaaaatataaattcattTGTAAATAAGGATGATATAAAGtataagaattatatagatgatgaagatataaaacaaaatataaaaagagaaaaagaaaaaaaagatcACCACgatatttttaaaattaatgatataaaacatttagatcatgtaaataatacaaCTAATGAGgatacaaaaaatataatagaaTATTCAATATGTAATCAAAACGAGACGCATAAcgaacaaaataataataataataataataataatgaggatgaggatgataatatttatacattaGTTTCCTCATCAAACGAAGGAGGTTCCAAAAATATTCAGATGTCTAGAAATAAGATATATGAGAATTCTCTAgatcaaataaataattctGAGCTcattaaagaaaataatgtaaACGAATATAGTGCTGATTATCCTTTTAAtgaacataataatatgaacgAGGGTCATTctaaaaattataaaaatgaaacatCCTTTGATAAggataataatacaaatgaaaatatattacagATAAAacatgataataaaaatgattatgtaaataatcttgaagaatataatttacaagacaatgataatataaaaaatgaagaaaatatatatatacataataatgataatcaaaattatgatattcataattatcatatgaataataaaaagaaacataataaagttaataatttcagtgagaaagaaaaaattcTTGAACttcataaaaatgataaagttacaaatataattatttacaAACGCATGTATCAATCCTTCATccttttaaaaaaagaatatagAGATTTAATTGAtgaacataaaaaaaaaataaatatcaacaaaaaattaaattatgaatttaatagtttaaaaaataatagttattattcaaactttttttttaaaaacgATTCAGATAATCTATTTGATGATTTGGCACTAGGAATAAGCAATATATTCAAATGGATGgatatagataataaaattattcaaacaaattttaataaagacaaaaaagaaaagaaaacTGGTAAggatgatgatgataataataataatgattgtttggatgataataataataatgattgtgttgatgataataataataatgattgtgttgatgataataataatgattgtgttgatcataataataataatcctgttgatgataataataataatcctgttgatgataatgataataataataataagtGTGTTGATGAggataataaaaattgtgataatttaaaaaatagTCCCTTTCATAAGAATTCCATTATTAATGAACAAACGACACATGATATACATTCAATCGAAAATCATGATGATACTTCAAATGTAGaaatagaagaaaaaaaaggaaaacTACATTTTAATCCTTCTCAAAATGGTGTGGATACTATTATTAGCATGACTGATAATCATGATAATATAAgtgatgatgaaaataaagaagagcttaataagaaaaaaaatgaattaaatattttaaatgaaaataataaaggagaaatatattcaaaGGATAAATCCATAGATGATGAGCTTATAAGCAATacattattaaataaagaCAATTGTGAAATAATAagtaatagtaataataataaaaatgataatattaaaaataataatattaaaaataataacaataataattataacatACAATATAAGGAAGATAAAAACAATGATCAAGAggtaaataataaaacaacaataattattaaacaAACAAAAGAAGATATACTCAATAACTTAACACATACATCAAATAAAATTCAAAAGTCCTCACAAAATTATCCatttgataaaaaagaaaatatattattcaaaaataataaaggaataaaagaaaaagaaattataaatgataaaatcAAAAAAGGATGTATCCTTCaaaatatcaaaataaaagaaggaataattcataataaaaataatacattttatGATTATAGAACAAAACGAAATTCGTATCTATGGCAAAGAGATAATGtaattagaaaaaaaaatgtcAAATATTATAACTCTCCTAATAAATTagaatataaaacaaaatgtaattataatcataaaaaaGGTTATCAACCATtgaaattaaataaaaattccttaaaagaaaatattattgattatattaaaaaaagattacataatagaaataaatacgagaataatataaatcatataaagaaaaacaaccaaaatgaaaataatcTAATACCTCATAGCTTAAACAAAATTAATcaaaacataaatatacctaatcaaaatattaaatcagatacacaaaatataaatacaattTCAGATAATATAGAAGACAATACATTCCTATTAAATTGGgatatttacaaaaaaacaaataatcAATATAATCAATTCACAAAATCAATTTTCCATATTTGTAgttataaagaaaatgaatatattccaataaatgtaaataatttcttcttgaacaataagaaaataaatacaacTGCCGATTTAAGCTTGAAATgtttgaaaaaaaatatggaatttatattaaggaaaaaacaaaacaaagtaataagtaatattaacaaaaatgtaaatgataaaaataatctAATTCTTAATCATATCAAAAATGTGCATGAACCTGTCACATTAAAAAACACATCATCTATAATTCtgaaaaagaaaaggtGTCAAAAAAAGTCctcttctttatttaataaatataatactCATATGATAAATAAGAAATTGAAGTACTGTGTAAAATACAGCCATAATGATATTTCCAAATGTGTTATCAAACAAAAACACTGGAgaaatgttatatataaaacaaacaaggaaaaaaaggaaatattttattttcttcttaaaaaaataataatttattttgagaagaaaaaaaaaaaaggaaacatactaaaaacatataaacTAAAATTAGTTCAAAATAAcgaaaattatatttatatatatttatttcaaattagaaaatatcaaaaaatgGCTAGCgatatttttcttttaacTGAAAAAAGTTCCTTGCCTGTTcagaaaaaatattccaTGTTCAGgaaaaatcaaaaaaaaaaaaaaaaatatgaacaaaCCAGCAAACATGATGAATCTGAATGtgaagaaaaatatgaagCCGATGGAAATAAATTGAAAAGAAATGTATttcaattatatatgaatgaGCATAAGAAATATAGTGTTTCAATTGAgaaaaatgatataatggaacaaaataaaaacatgGATAATATCAACAACAAcaatgaaaataataataataataataataataatgatgatgatgatagTAATATTCACACACCGAATGTAGTAAATGATACACTAATAGATAAAAATGTCAAATGCATGGATAcaatagaaaataataaattacaAACAAAAGATTTAACAACCCAATTTGAAGATATGCTTAAACAACATATAGTGACTCTGAACCTTTTAGATAAGAAAattgatattataaaaaaggatccaccagaagaaaaaaataatcataataatgttgatgataataataattctgatgataatgaagatgctgttattataataggaatgaagataattttaaatgataaatatcTATTAATTTTGGTTGATGCCTTAAACAGTATAGAATATAATGTAAAGAAATGGTTGGATTTACatgaagaaatattaatgtCTCATATTAAAGAgaatttaaatatttctaatttttttaaatattataatataaatttatatactttttttgttaattttttgaataatgtagaaaattatattgaagaattccctttttatttttcaatattatttgaagACATGTTTCCTTTTTCActttcataa
- a CDS encoding hypothetical protein (conserved Plasmodium protein, unknown function), with amino-acid sequence MKYILLFYTLFIFFYNIPYDYLEKKKYIACFDSVTQNDEVDIFYNSPSRIQGEKRKHRILYGLLRKGRKRKRRRNKSSRRNRPQTRKNKNKRKKMKKKNEKLAKRRRRKERNRKKKQLKKEKRRRKKKEKKQKKEMKKKEKKERKRRKEEEKLNLKSQENNNSVNQNKFNNNNNNNNDDDDNEDDHEKDMDGVNNQNDNYDNTQNNINIKNGKVPINNNNDNMESSNQNNNTTNIQKNNKNNKNNEYSNAYEEHKNYPLNTYNNDIHTKVIDLDKLQHTSKTEIIEKLNRAIEMLQ; translated from the coding sequence atgaaatatattttacttttttatactttgtttattttcttttacaACATACCATATGATTATCTcgaaaagaaaaaatatatcgCTTGCTTCGATAGCGTGACACAAAACGATGAAGTAgacattttttataatagTCCTTCCAGAATTCAAGgagaaaaaagaaaacatagaatattatatggaCTTTTAAGAAAAGGTagaaaaaggaaaagaagaagaaataaaagTAGCAGAAGAAATCGACCACAAACTaggaaaaataaaaataaaaggaagaagatgaaaaagaaaaatgaaaaacTAGCGAAAAGGagaagaagaaaagaaaggaacagaaaaaaaaaacaactaaaaaaagaaaaacgaagaagaaaaaaaaaagaaaagaaacaaaaaaaagaaatgaaaaagaaagaaaagaaagaaagaaaaagaagaaaagaagaagaaaaattaaatttgAAATCACAAGAAAATAACAATTCAGttaatcaaaataaatttaataacaataataataacaataatgatgatgatgataatgaagATGACCATGAAAAAGATATGGATGGAGtaaataatcaaaatgataattatgacaatacacaaaataatataaatattaaaaatggaaaagtaccaataaataataataatgataatatggAATCATctaatcaaaataataatacaacaaatatacaaaaaaataataaaaataataaaaataatgaatattcAAATGCATATGAAGAACATAAAAACTACCCACTCAacacatataataatgatatacATACAAAAGTTATTGACCTCGATAAATTACAACATACATCCAAAACAGAAATTATAGAAAAGCTTAATCGGGCTATAGAAATGttacaataa